In the genome of Neodiprion pinetum isolate iyNeoPine1 chromosome 2, iyNeoPine1.2, whole genome shotgun sequence, one region contains:
- the LOC124211067 gene encoding ATP-binding cassette sub-family C member 5-like isoform X4: MGPNGNRAGEETEGQDAIEHLQDHESKNTEIVEKNLNLQSIDQHLFKHVSGRGLERYKNAAKNLIPIRRKKKGEKVRSIDSAGLFSIISYSWVSKLMYKAYSKGISINELPDVSPYDTCTHNTERLELLWNQELTKMGPEKVSLGRVAWRFCRTRILFFSIVYTGSLICGFATSTLFMRKLIEYVQSERRSYTEGLKWAFLLTATEFSRALLLHWAWGLSYRTALRLRSACCALLFKKIIRLNYLGDKSIGQVINMFSNDSQRIYDAIVFGPMIIAGPITTVWGVCYILWVFSPMALLGMITFLLFYPVQYAISYYTGYLRSKSVNISDFRVRLTNEILECIKLIKMYAWEKRFSQDLLDVRKKEQTLLLKTACLQCLSICTVPTIPVISAIISFLAHIAAGNNITAAQAFPLSTFFGTQIRQALMRLRDASQTIVESMVAFRRLKVFPYITLLDSRLRSSLTTFEYGVECVITTGISFNRIKSVLLLEDGRILISKPILKSQAVAINHGTFACNAFDAERERRSHVAEKERQNDLKDSRDKSENEKLSTLLHDARYIDVLSDITFEATKGKLIGICGHVGSGKSSLLLAALGQLRIVEGQVMRDGSCAYVSQQAWIINATLQENILFGAQFDHSRYFKAIYASNLSQDIAEMPGGDQTEIGEKGVNLSGGQKQRVALARALYADRDIYFLDDPLSAVDTRVGAHIFHKLIRGALKGKTVLFVTHQVQYLNHCDDIYMMHDGRIIEHGTHDELMKLGNEYALMVTAISANDETDFAMSMDEKIGPNLQSVDNSLPDKENEVSSPGTDTNTDTATENDEILGTPVLTIAEDLQKGTIKVDTYHSYIMAAGGYFFSCIVILTFAISVGSSAFSSWWLALWIKAGNGLNTTAMHYNATTELNNINDNPDFWYYQAVYSSTIGLMLFTSLLRSLVLTRATLKASTTIHNDLFQKIIQCPMRFFDTTPTGRIQHLFSRDMDEVDNKLPISLTSLMQNLFVIFFAILVICLVLPWFILPVCILAIVYYFVSKVFRFNCMFDENSQCMFMCSIAMRWLAVRVDCLSATVIAITAFLVITLQGELPPALAGLALSYAAHISGVFQYTIRLASETEVKFISVERINHYLRTLVGEGNISQRILQPPSGWPVAASIKFQNVSMAYGEEAPIILKNVSFNVDAGEKIGIVGRTGSGKSSLTAALFRLVELTEGKIEIDNVNISEINLGQLRTKLSIIPQDPILFNGSIRSNLDPFKRYTDSEIWLALEKTKLKNRVQSINGHLDASVGYGGDNLSVGERQLLCLSRALLRESKILVMDEATAAVDPETEIAVQTTIQQEFSFCTILIIAHRLQTVLLLDRVLVMNSGKILEFDKPYNLLKDPNSEFSKMIAGANTVENK, from the exons ATGGGACCTAATGGGAATCGTGCGGGCGAAGAAACTGAGGGTCAAGATGCGATCGAACATCTTCAGGATCACGA ATCCAAGAATACTGAGATCGTGGAGAAAAATCTCAACCTGCAATCGATTGATCAGCATCTTTTCAAACATGTATCGGGAAGAGGACTTGAACGATATAAAAATGctgcaaaaaatttgataccgATACGCAGGAAGAAAAA agGAGAGAAAGTAAGATCGATAGATAGCGCCGGACTCTTTTCAATCATAAGTTATTCGTGGGTTTCGAAATTGATGTACAAGGCATATAGCAAAGGAATAAGTATAAACGAACTACCCGATGTATCTCCTTATGACACATGCACTCACAACACAGAACG ATTGGAACTACTGTGGAATCAGGAATTGACCAAAATGGGTCCTGAGAAGGTTTCCTTAGGGAGAGTGGCCTGGCGATTTTGTCGAACAAGAATTTTGTTCTTCAGTATCGTGTATACCGGTAGTCTCATTTGCGGTTTCGCTACCTCT ACCTTGTTTATGCGAAAACTTATTGAATATGTACAATCAGAGAGGAGATCATACACGGAAGGTCTGAAATGGGCGTTCTTGTTAACCGCGACTGAATTCTCACGAGCATTACTTCTTCACTGGGCATGGGGACTGAGTTATAGAACAGCTTTGAGACTGAGATCCGCGTGTTGTgcattattattcaaaaaaattattcgactcAACTACTTGGGAGATAAAAGTATCGGACAG GTAATCAACATGTTCTCGAATGATTCCCAGAGAATATATGACGCCATCGTCTTCGGTCCAATGATTATTGCAGGTCCGATAACCACTGTGTGGGGAGTGTGCTACATTCTGTGGGTATTTAGTCCGATGGCACTCCTTGGAATGATTACATTCCTCTTATTTTACCCTGTTCAG TATGCGATATCTTATTACACTGGATATCTTCGATCTAAGTCAGTGAACATTTCGGACTTCAGAGTAAGACTGACGAATGAGATACTGGAGTGCataaaattgatcaaaatgTATGCTTGGGAAAAACGTTTCAGCCAGGATCTCTTAG ATGTAAGAAAAAAGGAACAGACACTGCTTCTGAAGACGGCTTGTTTACAGTGTTTAAGCATTTGTACGGTTCCGACTATACCAGTCATTTCTGCAATCATAAGTTTTCTTGCACACATTGCTGCTGGAAATAATATAACAGCAGCTCAG GCATTCCCACTCTCCACATTTTTTGGAACTCAAATAAGACAAGCCTTGATGCGTCTTAGGGATGCGTCACAGACCATTGTTGAAAGTATGGTTGCCTTTCGCAGACTCAAG GTATTTCCTTACATAACTCTTCTCGATTCGCGGCTTCGTTCATCGTTGACCACATTTGAATACGGAGTAGAATGTGTAATCACGACTGGCATTTCATTCAACAGAATAAAG AGTGTATTACTTTTGGAAGATGGTAGGATCTTGATTTCAAAGCCTATCCTAAAATCTCAGGCAGTTGCTATCAACCATGGAACATTTGCTTGCAACGCTTTCGACGCCGAAAGAGAAAGACGATCTCATGTGGCAGAAAAGGAACG GCAGAATGACCTCAAGGATTCAAGAGATAAAAGTGAGAATGAGAAACTGAGTACGCTCTTGCATGATGCTAGGTACATTGACGTGTTGTCTGACATAACATTCGAAGCTACAAAAGGCAAATTAATTGGTATCTGTGGGCACGTCGGTAGTGGAAAGTCTAGCCTCTTGCTCGCTGCTCTAGGACAACTTCGAATAGTAGAAGGCCAGGTGATGAGGGACGGCTCATGCGCCTATGTAAGTCAGCAAGCCTGGATTATAAATGCCacattgcaagaaaatatattatttggAGCCCAGTTTGACCACAGTAGATACTTCAAGGCTATTTATGCATCAAACTTGAGTCAAGACATTGCTGAAATGCCCGGTGGGGATCAAACCGAAATCGGAGAGAAAGGAGTGAATTTATCCGGTGGTCAAAAACAGAGAGTTGCTCTGGCTAGAGCACTTTATGCCGATCG agacatttattttttggacgaTCCGCTAAGTGCTGTTGACACACGTGTAGGAGcccatatttttcataaattgatACGTGGGGCTTTGAAAGGAAAAACCGTACTCTTTGTTACACACCAAGTTCAG TACTTGAATCATTGCGACGACATCTACATGATGCATGATGGCAGAATTATAGAACATGGCACACATGATGAGTTAATGAAACTGGGTAATGAATATGCTCTGATGGTTACAGCTATCTCAGCTAATgatgaaactgattttgctATGTCAATGGA TGAAAAGATTGGGCCCAACTTACAATCAGTTGACAACAGCTTACCCGATAAGGAGAATGAAGTTAGTTCTCCGGGCACCGACACCAACACCGATACTGCCACAGAAAATGATGAGATATTGGGTACTCCAG tGCTAACTATTGCTGAGGATCTTCAGAAAGGAACTATAAAAGTAGATACGTATCACTCATACATTATGGCAGCTGGTGGATATTTTTTCAGTTGCATAGTAATTCTAACATTCGCGATATCTGTTGGAAGCTCTGCTTTTAGTTCTTGGTGGCTCGCTTTGTGGATAAAAGCTGGCAACGGT CTAAATACAACAGCCATGCACTATAATGCAACAACAGAGTTAAACAATATAAATGACAATCCAGACTTTTGGTATTATCAAGCAGTCTATAGTAGTACAATAGGACTGATGCTATTCACAAGTTTACTGCGTAGTTTAGTATTAACAAGAGCAACATTAAAAGCTTCCACAACAATACACAACgatttgtttcaaaaaataattcagtgtCCGATGAGATTTTTTGATACAACCCCAACTGGACGAATACAACACTTATTCAGCAGAGACATGGACGAAG TTGATAACAAGCTTCCGATTAGCTTAACAAGTCTTATGCagaatttatttgtaatattttttgctATACTGGTCATATGCTTGGTGCTGCCATGGTTCATTTTGCCTGTATGTATTTTGGCTATAGTCTACTACTTCGTCAGCAAAGTATTCCG GTTCAATTGCATGTTTGATGAAAATAGCCAGTGTATGTTCATGTGTTCGATAGCCATGAGGTGGCTTGCAGTGAGAGTCGACTGTTTATCAGCAACAGTAATAGCAATAACTGCATTCTTGGTAATAACTTTACAAGGCGAACTTCCACCAGCCTTAGCTGGTCTTGCTCTCTCATATGCAGCACACATCTCGGGTGTATTTCAATACACTATAAGATTAGCTTCAGAAACAGAAGTTAAATTCATCAGTGTTGAAAGAATAAATCACTATCTCAGA ACATTAGTAGGCGAGGGTAACATCAGTCAACGAATCCTTCAACCACCATCAGGTTGGCCAGTGGCAGcaagtataaaattccaaaatgtaaGCATGGCGTACGGAGAAGAGGCTCCCATTATCCTGAAGAATGTTTCGTTCAATGTTGATGCTGGAGAAAAGATTG GCATTGTCGGGAGAACAGGATCAGGGAAGAGTTCCCTTACAGCAGCCTTATTCAGGCTAGTCGAGTTGACGGagggaaaaatagaaatagacAATGTTAATATATCAGAAATAAACCTCGGTCAGTTAAGAACAAAACTTTCGATCATCCCACAGGACCCAATACTGTTTAACGGAAGTATAAG ATCGAATCTGGATCCATTCAAACGTTACACAGATTCAGAAATATGGCTAGCGCTTGAAAAAACCAAACTGAAGAATAGAGTACAATCGATAAATGGTCATCTTGACGCATCTGTTGGGTATGGAGGAGACAATTTAAGCGTGGGTGAAAGGCAGCTGCTTTGTTTATCAAGAGCATTGCTCAGGGAGTCTAAG ATACTTGTTATGGATGAAGCAACTGCCGCTGTAGATCCAGAAACTGAGATTGCTGTTCAGACTACAATTCAACAGGAGTTTTCTTTCTGCACGATACTGATCATAGCACACAGGCTACAAACTGTTTTGTTGCTTGACCGAGTCCTCGTTATGAACAGCGGCAAAATATTAGAATTTGATAAGCCATATAATCTTCTTAAAGACccaaattctgaattttctaAAATGATAGCAGGTGCTAATACAGTAGAAAACAAATGA
- the LOC124211067 gene encoding ATP-binding cassette sub-family C member 5-like isoform X5, whose amino-acid sequence MGPNGNRAGEETEGQDAIEHLQDHESKNTEIVEKNLNLQSIDQHLFKHVSGRGLERYKNAAKNLIPIRRKKKGEKVRSIDSAGLFSIISYSWVSKLMYKAYSKGISINELPDVSPYDTCTHNTERLELLWNQELTKMGPEKVSLGRVAWRFCRTRILFFSIVYTGSLICGFATSTLFMRKLIEYVQSERRSYTEGLKWAFLLTATEFSRALLLHWAWGLSYRTALRLRSACCALLFKKIIRLNYLGDKSIGQVINMFSNDSQRIYDAIVFGPMIIAGPITTVWGVCYILWVFSPMALLGMITFLLFYPVQYAISYYTGYLRSKSVNISDFRVRLTNEILECIKLIKMYAWEKRFSQDLLDVRKKEQTLLLKTACLQCLSICTVPTIPVISAIISFLAHIAAGNNITAAQAFPLSTFFGTQIRQALMRLRDASQTIVESMVAFRRLKVFPYITLLDSRLRSSLTTFEYGVECVITTGISFNRIKSVLLLEDGRILISKPILKSQAVAINHGTFACNAFDAERERRSHVAEKERQNDLKDSRDKSENEKLSTLLHDARYIDVLSDITFEATKGKLIGICGHVGSGKSSLLLAALGQLRIVEGQVMRDGSCAYVSQQAWIINATLQENILFGAQFDHSRYFKAIYASNLSQDIAEMPGGDQTEIGEKGVNLSGGQKQRVALARALYADRDIYFLDDPLSAVDTRVGAHIFHKLIRGALKGKTVLFVTHQVQYLNHCDDIYMMHDGRIIEHGTHDELMKLGNEYALMVTAISANDETDFAMSMDEKIGPNLQSVDNSLPDKENEVSSPGTDTNTDTATENDEILGTPVLTIAEDLQKGTIKVDTYHSYIMAAGGYFFSCIVILTFAISVGSSAFSSWWLALWIKAGNGCPMRFFDTTPTGRIQHLFSRDMDEVDNKLPISLTSLMQNLFVIFFAILVICLVLPWFILPVCILAIVYYFVSKVFRVAARDLKRMENKSRAPIISYVTATVQGLSTIHAFEKETEFLTKFNCMFDENSQCMFMCSIAMRWLAVRVDCLSATVIAITAFLVITLQGELPPALAGLALSYAAHISGVFQYTIRLASETEVKFISVERINHYLRTLVGEGNISQRILQPPSGWPVAASIKFQNVSMAYGEEAPIILKNVSFNVDAGEKIGIVGRTGSGKSSLTAALFRLVELTEGKIEIDNVNISEINLGQLRTKLSIIPQDPILFNGSIRSNLDPFKRYTDSEIWLALEKTKLKNRVQSINGHLDASVGYGGDNLSVGERQLLCLSRALLRESKILVMDEATAAVDPETEIAVQTTIQQEFSFCTILIIAHRLQTVLLLDRVLVMNSGKILEFDKPYNLLKDPNSEFSKMIAGANTVENK is encoded by the exons ATGGGACCTAATGGGAATCGTGCGGGCGAAGAAACTGAGGGTCAAGATGCGATCGAACATCTTCAGGATCACGA ATCCAAGAATACTGAGATCGTGGAGAAAAATCTCAACCTGCAATCGATTGATCAGCATCTTTTCAAACATGTATCGGGAAGAGGACTTGAACGATATAAAAATGctgcaaaaaatttgataccgATACGCAGGAAGAAAAA agGAGAGAAAGTAAGATCGATAGATAGCGCCGGACTCTTTTCAATCATAAGTTATTCGTGGGTTTCGAAATTGATGTACAAGGCATATAGCAAAGGAATAAGTATAAACGAACTACCCGATGTATCTCCTTATGACACATGCACTCACAACACAGAACG ATTGGAACTACTGTGGAATCAGGAATTGACCAAAATGGGTCCTGAGAAGGTTTCCTTAGGGAGAGTGGCCTGGCGATTTTGTCGAACAAGAATTTTGTTCTTCAGTATCGTGTATACCGGTAGTCTCATTTGCGGTTTCGCTACCTCT ACCTTGTTTATGCGAAAACTTATTGAATATGTACAATCAGAGAGGAGATCATACACGGAAGGTCTGAAATGGGCGTTCTTGTTAACCGCGACTGAATTCTCACGAGCATTACTTCTTCACTGGGCATGGGGACTGAGTTATAGAACAGCTTTGAGACTGAGATCCGCGTGTTGTgcattattattcaaaaaaattattcgactcAACTACTTGGGAGATAAAAGTATCGGACAG GTAATCAACATGTTCTCGAATGATTCCCAGAGAATATATGACGCCATCGTCTTCGGTCCAATGATTATTGCAGGTCCGATAACCACTGTGTGGGGAGTGTGCTACATTCTGTGGGTATTTAGTCCGATGGCACTCCTTGGAATGATTACATTCCTCTTATTTTACCCTGTTCAG TATGCGATATCTTATTACACTGGATATCTTCGATCTAAGTCAGTGAACATTTCGGACTTCAGAGTAAGACTGACGAATGAGATACTGGAGTGCataaaattgatcaaaatgTATGCTTGGGAAAAACGTTTCAGCCAGGATCTCTTAG ATGTAAGAAAAAAGGAACAGACACTGCTTCTGAAGACGGCTTGTTTACAGTGTTTAAGCATTTGTACGGTTCCGACTATACCAGTCATTTCTGCAATCATAAGTTTTCTTGCACACATTGCTGCTGGAAATAATATAACAGCAGCTCAG GCATTCCCACTCTCCACATTTTTTGGAACTCAAATAAGACAAGCCTTGATGCGTCTTAGGGATGCGTCACAGACCATTGTTGAAAGTATGGTTGCCTTTCGCAGACTCAAG GTATTTCCTTACATAACTCTTCTCGATTCGCGGCTTCGTTCATCGTTGACCACATTTGAATACGGAGTAGAATGTGTAATCACGACTGGCATTTCATTCAACAGAATAAAG AGTGTATTACTTTTGGAAGATGGTAGGATCTTGATTTCAAAGCCTATCCTAAAATCTCAGGCAGTTGCTATCAACCATGGAACATTTGCTTGCAACGCTTTCGACGCCGAAAGAGAAAGACGATCTCATGTGGCAGAAAAGGAACG GCAGAATGACCTCAAGGATTCAAGAGATAAAAGTGAGAATGAGAAACTGAGTACGCTCTTGCATGATGCTAGGTACATTGACGTGTTGTCTGACATAACATTCGAAGCTACAAAAGGCAAATTAATTGGTATCTGTGGGCACGTCGGTAGTGGAAAGTCTAGCCTCTTGCTCGCTGCTCTAGGACAACTTCGAATAGTAGAAGGCCAGGTGATGAGGGACGGCTCATGCGCCTATGTAAGTCAGCAAGCCTGGATTATAAATGCCacattgcaagaaaatatattatttggAGCCCAGTTTGACCACAGTAGATACTTCAAGGCTATTTATGCATCAAACTTGAGTCAAGACATTGCTGAAATGCCCGGTGGGGATCAAACCGAAATCGGAGAGAAAGGAGTGAATTTATCCGGTGGTCAAAAACAGAGAGTTGCTCTGGCTAGAGCACTTTATGCCGATCG agacatttattttttggacgaTCCGCTAAGTGCTGTTGACACACGTGTAGGAGcccatatttttcataaattgatACGTGGGGCTTTGAAAGGAAAAACCGTACTCTTTGTTACACACCAAGTTCAG TACTTGAATCATTGCGACGACATCTACATGATGCATGATGGCAGAATTATAGAACATGGCACACATGATGAGTTAATGAAACTGGGTAATGAATATGCTCTGATGGTTACAGCTATCTCAGCTAATgatgaaactgattttgctATGTCAATGGA TGAAAAGATTGGGCCCAACTTACAATCAGTTGACAACAGCTTACCCGATAAGGAGAATGAAGTTAGTTCTCCGGGCACCGACACCAACACCGATACTGCCACAGAAAATGATGAGATATTGGGTACTCCAG tGCTAACTATTGCTGAGGATCTTCAGAAAGGAACTATAAAAGTAGATACGTATCACTCATACATTATGGCAGCTGGTGGATATTTTTTCAGTTGCATAGTAATTCTAACATTCGCGATATCTGTTGGAAGCTCTGCTTTTAGTTCTTGGTGGCTCGCTTTGTGGATAAAAGCTGGCAACGGT tgtCCGATGAGATTTTTTGATACAACCCCAACTGGACGAATACAACACTTATTCAGCAGAGACATGGACGAAG TTGATAACAAGCTTCCGATTAGCTTAACAAGTCTTATGCagaatttatttgtaatattttttgctATACTGGTCATATGCTTGGTGCTGCCATGGTTCATTTTGCCTGTATGTATTTTGGCTATAGTCTACTACTTCGTCAGCAAAGTATTCCG aGTAGCAGCTAGAGATCTGAAACGCATGGAAAACAAGTCACGTGCGCCAATTATCAGTTACGTTACAGCCACAGTTCAAGGACTTAGTACAATACACGCctttgaaaaagaaactgaatTTCTGACAAA GTTCAATTGCATGTTTGATGAAAATAGCCAGTGTATGTTCATGTGTTCGATAGCCATGAGGTGGCTTGCAGTGAGAGTCGACTGTTTATCAGCAACAGTAATAGCAATAACTGCATTCTTGGTAATAACTTTACAAGGCGAACTTCCACCAGCCTTAGCTGGTCTTGCTCTCTCATATGCAGCACACATCTCGGGTGTATTTCAATACACTATAAGATTAGCTTCAGAAACAGAAGTTAAATTCATCAGTGTTGAAAGAATAAATCACTATCTCAGA ACATTAGTAGGCGAGGGTAACATCAGTCAACGAATCCTTCAACCACCATCAGGTTGGCCAGTGGCAGcaagtataaaattccaaaatgtaaGCATGGCGTACGGAGAAGAGGCTCCCATTATCCTGAAGAATGTTTCGTTCAATGTTGATGCTGGAGAAAAGATTG GCATTGTCGGGAGAACAGGATCAGGGAAGAGTTCCCTTACAGCAGCCTTATTCAGGCTAGTCGAGTTGACGGagggaaaaatagaaatagacAATGTTAATATATCAGAAATAAACCTCGGTCAGTTAAGAACAAAACTTTCGATCATCCCACAGGACCCAATACTGTTTAACGGAAGTATAAG ATCGAATCTGGATCCATTCAAACGTTACACAGATTCAGAAATATGGCTAGCGCTTGAAAAAACCAAACTGAAGAATAGAGTACAATCGATAAATGGTCATCTTGACGCATCTGTTGGGTATGGAGGAGACAATTTAAGCGTGGGTGAAAGGCAGCTGCTTTGTTTATCAAGAGCATTGCTCAGGGAGTCTAAG ATACTTGTTATGGATGAAGCAACTGCCGCTGTAGATCCAGAAACTGAGATTGCTGTTCAGACTACAATTCAACAGGAGTTTTCTTTCTGCACGATACTGATCATAGCACACAGGCTACAAACTGTTTTGTTGCTTGACCGAGTCCTCGTTATGAACAGCGGCAAAATATTAGAATTTGATAAGCCATATAATCTTCTTAAAGACccaaattctgaattttctaAAATGATAGCAGGTGCTAATACAGTAGAAAACAAATGA